A part of Populus alba chromosome 8, ASM523922v2, whole genome shotgun sequence genomic DNA contains:
- the LOC118042364 gene encoding major allergen Pru ar 1: MGLITFENEFSVAVPPAKLFKVYCLETDTLIPKILPQSIKSSEIIEGNGGPGTIRKVTFVEGKGLTYVKQKIETIDEDNFAYSFSLIESNVWMEGVEKVIFEHTFVPTPEGGSICKRTSKYYIKDGAEIKEDQIKKDGKKTEGLFKAVEAYFLANPDA, encoded by the exons ATGGGTCTCATCActtttgaaaatgaattttctgTCGCTGTCCCTCCTGCCAAGCTCTTCAAGGTCTACTGCCTCGAGACTGATACTCTCATACCTAAAATCCTACCACAATCAATTAAAAGCTCTGAGATAATTGAAGGAAATGGAGGGCCAGGAACAATAAGGAAGGTCACTTTTGTTGAAG GCAAAGGGCTCACCTACGTGAAGCAGAAGATTGAAACAATCGATGAAGATAATTTCGCATACAGCTTCAGTTTGATTGAATCTAACGTTTGGATGGAGGGAGTTGAGAAAGTCATTTTCGAACATACGTTTGTGCCCACTCCTGAGGGAGGATCCATCTGCAAAAGAACAAGCAAGTACTATATAAAGGATGGTGCTGAGATCAAGGAGGATCAAATCAAGAAGGATGGCAAGAAGACCGAAGGGCTGTTCAAGGCTGTCGAAGCTTACTTCTTGGCAAATCCTGATGCCTGA
- the LOC118042362 gene encoding major allergen Pru ar 1: protein MEVLTFTEEFSSPVVAKRLFTAMVLEADTLIPKLAPQAVKSIETIEGNGGPGTIQKLTFVDGKYAKHRIDAVDKDNLTHSYTAVEGVTLLDKFESIAYDIKFEATPEGGCKGTFVSKYFPKPGAEVKEEEIKEGKEKAAAVYKAVEAYVVANPQAYA, encoded by the exons ATGGAAGTTCTCACGTTCACCGAGGAGTTCTCCAGCCCCGTCGTGGCTAAAAGGTTGTTCACGGCCATGGTTCTTGAGGCTGACACCCTCATTCCCAAGCTCGCGCCGCAGGCTGTGAAGAGTATTGAAACAATCGAAGGAAATGGAGGCCCTGGGACTATCCAGAAGTTGACCTTTGTCGACG GTAAGTATGCGAAGCACAGGATTGATGCAGTGGACAAAGACAACCTCACTCATAGCTACACAGCGGTTGAGGGTGTCACTTTGCTGGACAAATTTGAATCAATTGCTTATGATATCAAGTTTGAGGCCACCCCTGAAGGAGGATGCAAAGGTACATTTGTGAGCAAGTATTTCCCAAAACCAGGTGCTGAAGTAAAGGAAGAGGAAATTAAGGAAGGCAAGGAAAAGGCTGCAGCAGTTTACAAGGCTGTGGAAGCCTACGTCGTCGCAAATCCTCAGGCCTACGCATAA